The Streptococcus parasanguinis genomic sequence CTCTTTCCTTTTAAGGGATAAGGTGAGCTAGCAATCTTGGATTTTTAGAAAGAGTGGAATATGGAAATCAAAAATCACTTTGGTGTATATGGAATCTGTCTTCAAGACGGGAAATTGCTTTGCATTGAGAAAACGAGAGGACCTTATCAGCATCGTTTTGATTTACCGGGTGGTAGTCAAGAACCAGGTGAGGGGCTGACAGAAACTCTCAAGAGAGAGGTTCTGGAGGAGACAGGCTATACGCTTAGCCAGTATTCAAATCCTAGGATGTATGACGTGCTGGTTCAAGAAGAGGGGAAAGATTTCTCAGTACATCATATCATGGCCTTTTATGATATCGTACTCGATTTCGAGAGCTCTCAACAATTCCTTCCTCAGGAGGTTCTTGATGGAAGCAATGATTCAGCAAATGCAATTTGGCTTCCTATCGAGCAGATTACCCAAGAAAATGCCTCACCCATAGTATTGAAGGTGAAGGCAGAGTTACGAGGATTTCCAGAATTAGAACTGACAAGCTATTGGAAT encodes the following:
- a CDS encoding NUDIX hydrolase, translating into MEIKNHFGVYGICLQDGKLLCIEKTRGPYQHRFDLPGGSQEPGEGLTETLKREVLEETGYTLSQYSNPRMYDVLVQEEGKDFSVHHIMAFYDIVLDFESSQQFLPQEVLDGSNDSANAIWLPIEQITQENASPIVLKVKAELRGFPELELTSYWNWKVK